In Primulina huaijiensis isolate GDHJ02 chromosome 4, ASM1229523v2, whole genome shotgun sequence, a genomic segment contains:
- the LOC140975609 gene encoding calcium sensing receptor, chloroplastic encodes MALRATATARPPCSPPVPPSVSPLKTSIHTTNLSTSKPQSKPNFLLLSATTALPLFAPFAVPLEARAVTLPKEQIVSSIDKVATTIDQVLEVGSNIFSVAGQVIGAVVKAVKPGVDATLPILKQAGDEAVKIASPVFSEASKKAQEAIESSGIDTEPVKTVAKTVVDAAQQTTQVIVKAKPVAVSTAETILSAEPTVILGTGGALVLAYFLLPPVFSAISFKFRGYQGDLTPAQTLDLMSTKNYMLIDIRSEKDKSKDGTPRLPSNAKNKLISIPLEDLPSKLKGLVRSTKIVEAELVALKISYLKKISKSSNIVIMDSYTDSAKIVARALTSLGFNNCWIMSGGFSGGNGWLQSRLGADTASFAVAEVISPSKVITTPTRRFGTPSSAKLLPGGSD; translated from the exons ATGGCCCTCAGAGCAACAGCAACCGCGCGACCACCGTGTTCTCCACCTGTCCCGCCGTCCGTGTCGCCGCTGAAGACTTCCATTCATACAACTAATCTCAGTACTTCAAAGCCTCAATCGAAACCCAACTTTTTGTTACTGTCTGCTACAACTGCATTGCCCCTCTTTGCTCCCTTTGCCGTGCCTCTTGAAGCCAGGGCTGTAACACTTCCAAAGGAACAGATTGTTTCTTCTATCGATAAG GTGGCGACAACTATTGATCAAGTTTTAGAAGTGGGATCTAATATTTTCAGTGTTGCTGGGCAAGTGATTGGAGCTGTAGTTAAAGCTGTGAAGCCGGGTGTCGATGCGACACTACCAATTTTAAAGCAAGCTGGAGACGAGGCGGTGAAGATAGCTTCTCCTGTGTTTTCCGAGGCTTCTAAGAAAGCCCAAGAAGCCATTGAAAGTTCCGGAATCGACACTGAGCCAGTGAAAACAGTAGCTAAG ACGGTAGTTGATGCGGCACAGCAAACAACACAAGTTATTGTTAAGGCCAAACCAGTAGCCGTTTCCACCGCTGAAACCATATTATCTGCAGAGCCCACTGTGATCTTAGGGACTGGTGGTGCCCTAGTTCTTGCGTATTTCTTGCTCCCTCCCGTCTTTTCTGCCATCTCTTTCAAATTTCGCGGATACCAAG GTGATCTGACTCCTGCTCAAACCTTGGATTTGATGTCCACAAAGAATTACATGTTGATAGATATAAGGTCAGAAAAGGATAAAAGCAAGGATGGCACCCCTCGCCTTCCCTCAAATGCGAAAAACAAATTGATCTCCATCCC TTTAGAAGATTTACCGAGCAAGCTGAAAGGTCTGGTGAGAAGTACCAAGATAGTGGAAGCTGAACTCGTTGCACTGAAGATATCTTATCTCAAGAAGATAAGCAAAAGTTCCAACATCGTCATAATGGACTC GTATACAGATTCGGCTAAAATAGTAGCTAGAGCGCTGACAAGTCTCGGGTTCAATAATTGCTGGATTATGAGTGGCGGCTTTTCTGGTGGCAATGGCTGGTTGCAGAGCCGGTTAGGGGCGGATACTGCTAGTTTCGCCGTAGCTGAAGTTATATCACCTTCGAAAGTTATCACGACACCAACTCGCAGATTCGGCACACCAAGCTCGGCCAAGTTACTTCCGGGTGGCTCTGATTAA
- the LOC140975608 gene encoding protein ENHANCER OF LHP1 1: MKIRTMKLREAHKNGEDGESSFCSVLWDSKAEHLVTASSADNSICIHDSVLPSNPPKFLNNHREGVTVLALSPNSTCLASGSLDHSVKLYKFPGGDFETNITRFTLPIRTLAFNKSGTVLAAAGDDEGIKLVNTIDGTIARVLKGHKGSITSIAFDPKNEYLASLDSIGTVIFWELQSGSTLHVLKAIAPNNGSDVSVMNILAWSPDGEILAVPGLKNDVAMYDRDTAERLYSLRGDHLQPICFLSWSPNGKYLATSGLDKQILIWDVDKKQDIDRQKFSECISCMAWKPHGNALAVIDIMGKYGVWEPAVPSPMKSPTEDIPGLHSNNGNGFLLFDEEEEPSASGSLSDLNEDSFDESLPPSRKRLRQQQKNEDERKEDSDDELESILKFESRKKSGHSKKDDLANGKSGSRNVILNVGPKMQEAFQPGATPAKDGKRNFLCYNMLGSITTMEHDGYSHIEIDFHDTSSGPRVPAMTDYFGFTMASLSENGCAFANPCKGEKNMSTLMFRPFSTWANNSEWSMRFEGEEVRAVALGNSWVAAVTSINFLRIFTHGGLQRYILSLDGPVVTAAGFKDELAVVMHISPSLPSEEQMLEFKVFNIQNGTQSLRGRLPLTPGSCLTWFGFSDDGQLSSFDSKGVLRVYTNLYGGSWLPLFSASKLNKSEENFWVVGLNTSQLFCVVCKSPESFPQCTPKPVLTLLDLTFPLASSDLGADSLENEFIMHNMHLSQIQKSIEEMGALGHDITSLDDEAFDLETSLDRCILRLIASCCNGDKLVRATELVKLLSLEKSVRGAIKLVTALKLPNLAERFNNILEEKLLNEAAGNTVLPHIKSNSEGSIRANNAASTKFFTAPDISKTSDNVISPPLNTPSSTFSTRTQNAEGPAIDAIGTHEHVTKTSNNIILPPSNKLSSTFFTRKQKAEGPAKDSNGTKEHDQTTAPGKTIEVRNSRSLKDINCVEETKSRETNQQIPSRPSNPFAKSSNNQETSSLLDSLKKMKG; encoded by the exons ATGAAGATCCGGACGATGAAGCTCCGAGAAGCCCACAAGAATGGTGAAGATGGGGAGTCCTCCTTCTGCTCCGTTCTTTGGGACTCCAAAGCCGAACACTTAGTAACGGCATCGTCCGCCGACAACTCGATCTGCATCCACGATTCTGTTTTGCCGTCGAATCCGCCGAAGTTTCTTAATAATCATCGTGAAGGTGTCACTGTTTTGGCCCTTAGTCCGAATTCCACTTGCCTCGCTTCTGGTTCTCTAGACCATTCCGTTAAGCTATACAAATTTCCtg GTGGAGATTTTGAGACCAACATCACTAGATTCACGTTACCCATCCGCACTCTCGCTTTCAACAAATCTGGAACAGTTTTGGCTGCTGCTGGTGATGATGAGGGCATAAAACTTGTGAATACAATTGATGGTACGATTGCTAGAGTTCTCAAAGGACATAAAGGATCTATCACTAGCATAGCTTTTGATCCGAAGAATGAATACTTGGCTTCACTTGATTCAATTGGGACTGTCATTTTCTGGGAACTTCAGTCTGGAAGTACCCTTCATGTCCTGAAAGCTATAGCTCCTAATAATGGTTCTGATGTTTCAGTAATGAATATACTTGCATGGAGTCCTGATGGAGAAATATTAGCAGTACCAGGTCTGAAAAACGACGTTGCAATGTATGATAGAGACACTGCTGAGAGGTTGTATTCTCTTCGAGGGGATCATCTACAACCTATTTGTTTCTTATCTTGGTCACCTAATGGGAAATATTTGGCTACTTCTGGTTTAGACAAACAAATTCTTATCTGGGATGTTGATAAGAAGCAGGACATTGATAGGCAGAAATTTAGTGAGTGCATATCTTGCATGGCGTGGAAGCCACATGGAAATGCTCTTGCAGTTATTGATATTATGGGGAAGTATGGGGTGTGGGAGCCAGCTGTACCATCGCCAATGAAGTCTCCAACTGAAGATATTCCTGGATTGCATTCAAATAATGGAAATGGCTTTCTGTTGTTTGATGAGGAAGAAGAACCTAGTGCATCAGGTAGTTTAAGTGATCTTAATGAAGATAGTTTTGATGAATCATTGCCGCCCAGCAGAAAAAGGCTACGTCAACAACAGAAAAACGAGGATGAACGGAAAGAAGATAGTGATGATGAGTTGGAATCAATTCTAAAGTTTGAGTCTCGCAAAAAGTCCGGCCATAGTAAAAAAGATGACCTTGCTAATGGGAAGAGTGGGTCAAGAAATGTGATATTAAATGTGGGGCCAAAAATGCAAGAAGCTTTTCAGCCAGGAGCTACTCCTGCAAAGGATGGAAAGAGAAACTTTCTGTGCTACAATATGCTTGGAAGTATAACCACAATGGAGCATGATGGATATTCACATATAGAG ATAGATTTCCACGATACTAGCAGTGGTCCACGTGTTCCTGCTATGACTGATTATTTTGGTTTCACAATGGCTTCTCTAAGTGAAAATGGCTGTGCATTTGCTAATCCATGCAAAGGAGAGAAGAATATGAGCACACTTATGTTTCGCCCATTCAGTACCTGGGCTAATAACAGTGAG TGGTCTATGCGATTTGAAGGGGAAGAAGTCAGAGCAGTAGCATTAGGAAATTCATGGGTTGCTGCTGTAACCAGCATTAATTTTCTCCGCATCTTCACTCATGGTGGTTTGCag AGGTATATACTCTCTCTTGACGGACCAGTGGTTACAGCAGCGGGCTTCAAGGATGAGCTAGCGGTTGTCATGCACATTTCCCCTTCTCTACCTTCAGAAGAGCAG atgcttgaatttaaagtgtTCAACATTCAGAATGGGACACAATCTCTCAGAGGAAGACTTCCATTGACTCCTGGGTCTTGTTTAACATGGTTTGGTTTTAGTGATGATGGCCAACTAAGTTCGTTTGATTCCAAG GGTGTCTTGAGGGTATACACAAATCTATATGGGGGTAGTTGGCTCCCACTCTTCAG TGCCAGCAAATTAAACAAATCTGAGGAAAATTTTTGGGTCGTTGGACTGAACACAAGCCAGTTATTTTGCGTTGTCTGCAAGTCTCCTGAATCCTTCCCTCAG TGCACTCCCAAGCCCGTCCTCACCTTGCTAGACTTAACATTTCCTCTCGCTTCTTCTGACCTGGGCGCAGATAGTCTCGAGAATGAATTTATCATGCACAACATGCATCTCTCCCAG ATTCAGAAAAGCATAGAAGAAATGGGAGCTCTTGGCCACGATATAACATCTCTTGATGATGAGGCCTTTGATCTGGAAACTTCCTTAGATAGATGCATCTTGAGGCTCATTGCGTCCTGTTGCAATG GCGACAAACTTGTAAGAGCAACCGAACTTGTGAAACTTCTTTCACTAGAAAAATCTGTAAGAGGTGCCATAAAGCTTGTGACAGCATTAAAACTGCCAAATCTGGCTGAACGATTCAATAACATACTCGAG GAAAAATTGCTCAATGAAGCCGCTGGTAACACAGTCCTCCCTCACATCAAATCAAACAGTGAAGGTTCTATCAGAGCTAATAATGCTGCGTCCACTAAGTTCTTTACAGCACCAGATATCAGTAAAACATCAGATAACGTCATTTCACCTCCATTAAACACACCGTCGTCCACCTTCTCGACGAGGACACAAAATGCGGAGGGGCCAGCCATAGACGCAATTGGAACACACGAACACGTTACTAAAACATCAAACAACATCATTTTACCTCCATCAAACAAACTGTCGTCCACCTTCTTCACAAGGAAACAAAAAGCAGAGGGGCCAGCCAAAGACTCAAATGGAACAAAGGAACATGATCAAACTACAGCACCAGGAAAGACCATTGAAGTGAGGAATTCGAGGAGTTTGAAGGATATCAACTGTGTAGAAGAAACCAAGTCAAGAGAGACGAATCAACAAATCCCTAGTCGCCCCTCCAACCCTTTCGCCAAGTCATCCAACAACCAAGAAACTAGCTCTTTGCTTGATTCTCTCAAGAAGATGAAAGGTTGA